The following coding sequences lie in one Gammaproteobacteria bacterium genomic window:
- the rpoS gene encoding RNA polymerase sigma factor RpoS, whose protein sequence is MNREGQAPQDEVLVELEAEEPPPAGELLAEEESAEPLMEAAEAEDEGEEAEPKAREAVPAASEAQLDATRLYLSEIGYSPLLSAEEEVYYGRLALRGDESARRRMIESNLRLVVKIARKYINRGLPLLDLIEEGNLGLIHAVEKFDPERGFRFSTYATWWIRQTIERAIMNQTRTIRLPIHVIKELNLYLRTARKLAHELDRDATAEEIAAVMDKSPEDVKRLLGLNERIASVDSPIGRDGERLLLDAIPDENNTDPSRLLQDADMQTIIEKWLSRLNDKQRQVVEQRFGLNGQEKGTLEDVGNTIGVTRERVRQIQMDALKRLRQILEAEGLSEDSLFE, encoded by the coding sequence GTGAACCGCGAAGGCCAAGCCCCGCAGGACGAGGTCCTGGTGGAGCTGGAGGCGGAAGAGCCGCCGCCGGCCGGGGAGCTTCTGGCTGAGGAAGAATCCGCCGAGCCGCTCATGGAGGCTGCCGAGGCGGAGGATGAAGGGGAAGAGGCCGAGCCTAAGGCCCGCGAGGCCGTCCCCGCCGCGTCCGAGGCCCAGCTCGACGCCACCCGCCTGTACCTCTCCGAGATCGGTTATTCCCCCCTGCTGAGCGCGGAGGAGGAGGTCTACTACGGCCGCCTCGCGCTGCGCGGCGACGAGTCCGCGCGCCGCCGCATGATCGAGAGCAACCTGCGCCTCGTGGTGAAGATCGCCCGCAAGTACATCAACCGCGGCCTGCCGCTGCTGGACCTCATCGAAGAGGGCAACCTCGGGCTCATCCACGCGGTGGAGAAGTTCGATCCCGAACGCGGCTTCCGGTTCTCCACCTATGCCACCTGGTGGATCCGCCAGACCATCGAGCGGGCCATCATGAACCAGACCCGCACCATCCGCCTGCCGATCCATGTCATAAAGGAACTGAACCTCTACCTGCGCACCGCCCGCAAGCTCGCCCATGAGCTGGACCGGGACGCCACCGCCGAGGAGATCGCGGCGGTGATGGACAAGTCCCCGGAGGACGTGAAGCGCCTGCTCGGCCTCAACGAGCGCATCGCGTCCGTGGACTCGCCCATCGGCCGCGACGGCGAGCGCCTGCTGCTGGATGCGATCCCCGACGAGAACAACACTGATCCCTCGCGCCTGCTGCAGGACGCGGACATGCAGACGATCATCGAGAAGTGGCTGTCGAGGCTCAACGACAAGCAGCGCCAGGTGGTGGAGCAGCGCTTCGGCCTGAACGGCCAGGAGAAGGGCACCCTGGAGGACGTGGGCAACACCATCGGCGTCACCCGCGAGCGGGTGCGCCAGATCCAGATGGATGCCTTGAAGCGCCTGCGCCAGATACTCGAAGCGGAAGGTCTTTCCGAAGATTCTCTCTTCGAATAG
- a CDS encoding peptidoglycan DD-metalloendopeptidase family protein — MKRALAAWLLSLSLPLLLEGCAGALQWNAPQDGAALESAPASYVVKPGDTLYSISWRYGLDYHDVSSWNKLGPDYIIHPGDKLRLQAPVSSSQRAAPYTPVKRVDDRLPPSSGPLQWAWPVQGSVVRSFHAGSRLATGVDITAPQGTEIRAASSGKVVYAGSGIIGYGKLIIIKGSEAFLSAYADNDQILVKEGDMVRIGDRIATMGLGRDSRPVLHFEIRYQGKPVDPLGYLPRK; from the coding sequence GTGAAGCGCGCGCTAGCCGCGTGGTTGCTGTCGCTGTCACTTCCGTTATTGCTGGAAGGCTGCGCCGGCGCGCTGCAGTGGAACGCGCCCCAGGACGGCGCCGCGCTGGAATCCGCGCCGGCGAGCTATGTCGTGAAGCCGGGCGACACCCTGTATTCCATATCCTGGCGCTACGGCCTCGATTACCACGACGTCTCTTCCTGGAACAAGCTGGGCCCGGATTACATCATCCATCCGGGCGACAAGCTCAGGCTGCAGGCCCCGGTGAGTTCCTCGCAACGCGCCGCGCCCTACACGCCGGTGAAGCGCGTGGACGACAGGCTGCCGCCGTCCTCCGGCCCGCTGCAGTGGGCCTGGCCTGTGCAGGGCAGCGTGGTGCGCTCGTTCCACGCGGGCAGCCGCCTCGCCACGGGCGTGGACATCACCGCGCCGCAGGGCACCGAGATCCGCGCCGCCAGCAGCGGCAAGGTGGTGTATGCCGGCAGCGGCATCATCGGCTACGGCAAGCTCATCATCATCAAGGGCAGCGAAGCTTTCCTGTCCGCCTACGCGGACAACGACCAGATCCTGGTGAAGGAGGGCGACATGGTGCGCATCGGCGACCGCATCGCCACCATGGGCCTCGGGCGCGACAGCCGCCCGGTGCTGCACTTCGAGATACGCTACCAGGGCAAGCCCGTGGATCCCTTGGGCTACCTGCCCCGCAAGTGA